From the genome of Vicia villosa cultivar HV-30 ecotype Madison, WI linkage group LG2, Vvil1.0, whole genome shotgun sequence, one region includes:
- the LOC131654106 gene encoding receptor-like protein kinase translates to MKLHSSLLFFHSIFHFYTLSSSLNSDGLALLSFKSHWTSLPPLINSTWNPSHSTPCSWSGLKCNSFHRVISLNLSYLDIYGQLGPEIANCTQLQHLDLRYNYFHGQVPHSFTNLHQLKYLHLSTNLLTGPFPHFLSQIPHLKLLDLFDNQLNGSISTTIANMTHLQELYLQYNNFSGAIPSSIGNCTQLQDLYLNVNQLEGVLPYSLNNLNHLVRFQVAYNKLTGTIPLGSSGCRNLQFLDISFNDFGSGIPYSIGNCTALSQFAAVKSNLVGAIPSSIGLLTKLLILRLCKNHLSGKIPPEIGNCKSLTELHLYSNRLDGKIPSELGKLSELRDLELFSNQLSGEIPLEIWKIRGLEHLFVYNNSLSGELPVEMTELKNLKNISLFNNMFSGVIPQSLGINSSLVQLDFVNNRFTGNLPPNLCFGRKLNVLNMGINRLRGRIPLDVGRCTTLRRVILKQNKFTGPLPDFERNTNPLYMEISHNEINGSIPSSLGNCTNLTDLMLSSNKLSGRIPPELGRLVNLRTLDLSHNDLEGPLPFQLANCTKMDKFDVGFNFLNGSLPSSLQKWTRLNTLVLNENRFSGGIPEFLWAFEDLSELQLGGNMFGGKIPTSVGTLQNLIYGLNLSSNGLIGDIPVEIGKLKSLQMMDLSQNNLTGSIQVLDELPSLVEINLSNNSFQGSIPKMLMKLFNSRLSSFSGNPGLCISCSPSSGLVCNESSYVKPCDNNNKMNNKGLSKIAIVMIAIGSSIFVVLLLTGLVYIFVYGRKSKQQVHITDDEGRLSLLNKVMEATSNLSDRYIIGRGAHGVVYKANVSQDKAFAIKKLAFAASKDKNLSMVREIQTLGQIKHRNLVKLENFWLRHDYGLIMYSYMPNGSLYDVLHEKKPAPPLEWNVRYKIAIGIAHGLAYLHYDCDPSIVHRDIKPNNILLDSDMEPHIADFGIAKFLDQSSTSNPSLSVPGTIGYIAPENAYTTVSSRECDVYSYGVVLLELITRKKVVDPSFTEGTDLVGWVRLLWSETGEINQIVDSSLANECLDANMMENVAKVLMMALRCAENDPHKRPKMTDVTKQLSDSNPQKKKKVRRASFVKDF, encoded by the exons ATGAAACttcactcttctcttctcttctttcattccATCTTCCATTTCTACACTCTCTCTTCTTCACTCAACTCAGATGGCTTAGCACTTTTATCATTCAAATCCCACTGGACATCACTTCCTCCTCTCATAAACTCAACATGGAACCCATCTCATTCCACACCATGTTCATGGTCTGGTCTCAAATGCAACTCTTTCCACCGTGTAATCTCTCTCAACCTTTCCTATCTTGATATCTACGGTCAACTAGGACCAGAAATTGCAAACTGCACACAACTCCAACACTTAGACCTTAGGTATAACTACTTTCATGGCCAAGTACCTCACTCTTTCACTAACCTCCATCAACTCAAATATCTTCACCTTTCTACTAATCTTCTCACAGGTCCTTTCCCTCATTTCTTGTCCCAAATCCCTCACCTCAAACTTCTTGATCTCTTTGATAACCAACTTAACGGTTCCATTTCAACTACTATTGCCAACATGACTCATCTCCAAGAATTGTATCTCCAATATAACAACTTCTCTGGTGCAATTCCTTCCTCTATTGGGAACTGTACTCAATTACAAGACTTGTATTTGAATGTTAATCAGTTGGAGGGTGTTCTTCCTTACAGTCTCAACAATCTCAATCATCTTGTTCGTTTTCAAGTTGCCTACAATAAACTAACAGGTACTATTCCATTGGGTTCTTCCGGTTGTAGAAATTTACAGTTTTTGGATATCTCATTCAATGATTTTGGTAGTGGCATTCCGTATAGCATTGGTAATTGTACTGCTTTATCACAATTTGCTGCTGTGAAATCTAACTTGGTTGGAGCTATTCCATCTTCCATTGGTCTGCTCACCAAGCTTTTGATTCTTCGCCTTTGCAAGAATCATTTGTCTGGTAAAATACCTCCTGAAATAGGCAACTGCAAGTCTTTGACTGAGTTGCATTTGTATTCCAACCGACTTGATGGAAAAATTCCAAGTGAGTTGGGAAAACTCAGTGAACTGAGGGACCTTGAACTGTTTTCTAATCAATTGAGTGGCGAAATTCCGCTTGAGATATGGAAGATTCGAGGTCTCGAGCATCTGTTTGTGTATAATAATAGCCTTTCTGGTGAACTTCCTGTGGAGATGACAGAGCTCAAGAACCTTAAAAACATTTCATTGTTTAACAACATGTTCTCTGGAGTCATACCTCAAAGCTTGGGAATTAACAGCAGTTTGGTGCAGTTGGACTTTGTGAATAACAGGTTCACTGGTAACCTTCCTCCAAATCTTTGTTTTGGAAGAAAGTTGAATGTTCTGAATATGGGAATCAATCGACTTCGAGGAAGAATACCTCTCGATGTTGGAAGATGCACAACTTTAAGAAGGGTCATTCTTAAGCAAAACAAATTTACCGGGCCTCTTCCTGATTTTGAAAGGAATACCAATCCGTTATACATGGAGATCAGCCACAACGAGATCAACGGGTCAATTCCATCGAGTTTAGGAAACTGCACGAATCTCACGGATTTAATGTTGTCCTCGAACAAACTTAGCGGGCGTATACCGCCGGAGTTGGGAAGACTTGTTAATCTTCGGACGTTGGATCTTAGTCATAATGACTTAGAAGGTCCTTTGCCTTTTCAGCTCGCAAACTGTACCAAAATGGACAAGTTTGATGTAGGATTTAACTTCCTGAATGGTTCATTGCCGTCGAGTTTGCAAAAGTGGACAAGGCTAAACACACTAGTTTTGAATGAGAATCGTTTTAGTGGCGGCATTCCAGAGTTCTTGTGGGCTTTTGAAGATCTTTCTGAACTACAGCTTGGCGGAAATATGTTTGGAGGGAAAATTCCTACCTCGGTTGGGACATTGCAGAATTTGATCTACGGGTTGAATCTAAGTTCTAATGGCCTGATAGGAGACATACCTGTGGAAATTGGAAAGCTGAAATCTCTACAGATGATGGATCTTTCTCAAAACAATTTGACAGGAAGCATACAAGTTCTTGATGAACTCCCTTCGTTAGTCGAAATCAATCTTTCGAACAATTCTTTTCAGGGTTCCATACCGAAGATGCTAATGAAGCTGTTTAATTCTCGCTTGTCCTCATTTTCGGGGAATCCCGGGCTATGTATCAGTTGTTCACCATCCAGTGGTTTGGTTTGCAACGAAAGCAGCTATGTAAAACCAtgtgacaacaacaacaaaatgaaTAACAAAGGCCTCAGTAAAATTGCGATTGTGATGATAGCTATAGGATCCTCAATATTTGTTGTTTTGCTGTTGACCGGATtggtttatatatttgtttatggCAGAAAATCTAAGCAGCAAGTCCATATTACCGATGACGAAGGTCGTTTGTCCCTTCTTAACAAAGTGATGGAGGCTACATCGAACCTAAGTGATCGGTATATTATCGGCAGAGGAGCCCATGGAGTTGTCTATAAAGCCAATGTAAGTCAAGACAAAGCTTTTGCCATAAAGAAGCTGGCATTTGCTGCCAGCAAAGATAAAAACTTGAGCATGGTTAGAGAAATTCAAACCCTCGGACAAATCAAGCATCGAAATCTTGTCAAATTGGAAAACTTTTGGTTGAGACATGATTACGGTCTAATTATGTATAGCTACATGCCAAATGGAAGCCTTTATGATGTCTTGCATGAAAAGAAGCCAGCACCGCCTTTAGAGTGGAATGTTCGGTATAAGATAGCTATTGGAATTGCTCATGGGTTGGCTTACCTCCATTATGACTGTGATCCTTCTATAGTGCACCGAGATATCAAACCAAACAACATACTTCTAGACTCTGATATGGAGCCTCACATTGCAGATTTCGGTATTGCCAAATTTTTGGACCAGTCCTCTACATCAAATCCTTCCCTATCTGTGCCTGGCACTATCGGTTATATTGCACCag AGAACGCTTATACAACGGTAAGTAGTAGGGAGTGTGATGTATACAGCTATGGAGTAGTTTTGCTTGAGCTGATAACGAGAAAGAAGGTAGTAGATCCATCGTTTACGGAGGGTACTGATTTAGTGGGTTGGGTTAGATTGTTGTGGAGTGAAACAGGAGAAATTAATCAAATTGTTGATTCAAGCCTTGCAAATGAGTGTCTAGATGCCAATATGATGGAAAATGTTGCAAAAGTGCTTATGATGGCTTTGAGATGTGCTGAGAATGATCCACACAAGAGGCCCAAAATGACAGATGTTACTAAGCAGTTATCAGATTCAAATccacagaagaagaaaaaagtaaGAAGGGCTAGTTTTGTAAAAGATTTCTAA